A section of the Deltaproteobacteria bacterium genome encodes:
- a CDS encoding acetyl-CoA C-acyltransferase, producing the protein MKEVVIVEAGRSPVGRRNGSLAGAHPTDVLGQVLSAVLGRAGIKSADVGQVVGGCINKVGAQAMNVTRTAWLAHGGAQDVPCITVDSQCGSSQEATNLAYSLIASGVEDVVLACGVENMSRLPIGSDSVAGAKAGYGKPIARSYYDHYEFTSQFEGAERIAEKYGITRKDTDALGLESQIRAARAIAEGRFNAQMIPVESPVLDDEGNRTDKVKTVTTDEIPRKTSLEALANLKPVARENGVHTAGSSSQIADGAAAVLLMSAEKARERGLKPLARIVETALVGCDPVLMLEGPIPATRKMLKHAGLSINDIDVVEINEAFASVVLAWAKEIQPNMARVNPNGGAIALGHPLGATGCFLVTKAAHELQRSQGRYGLITMCCGGGLGTGTIIERV; encoded by the coding sequence ATGAAAGAAGTCGTGATCGTTGAGGCTGGTCGTTCTCCGGTTGGCCGACGCAACGGGTCTCTGGCCGGGGCTCACCCGACCGATGTGCTAGGCCAGGTGTTGAGCGCTGTCCTCGGGCGCGCTGGCATCAAAAGCGCTGACGTGGGCCAAGTGGTCGGTGGCTGTATCAACAAAGTTGGCGCGCAGGCGATGAACGTGACACGCACGGCCTGGCTTGCGCACGGTGGCGCGCAAGACGTTCCCTGTATCACGGTTGATTCTCAATGTGGCTCGTCGCAGGAAGCGACGAATCTCGCCTATAGCCTGATCGCGTCGGGCGTCGAAGACGTAGTGCTCGCCTGTGGGGTCGAGAATATGAGCCGTTTACCGATCGGCTCCGATTCCGTTGCCGGCGCCAAAGCTGGTTATGGCAAGCCGATTGCGCGAAGCTACTATGATCACTACGAGTTCACGAGTCAGTTTGAGGGGGCGGAACGCATTGCCGAAAAGTATGGTATCACGCGCAAAGATACCGACGCCCTCGGCCTTGAATCCCAGATCCGCGCCGCTCGGGCCATCGCCGAGGGTCGCTTCAATGCTCAGATGATCCCGGTCGAGTCGCCGGTGCTTGATGATGAGGGGAACCGTACCGACAAGGTGAAGACTGTCACTACTGATGAAATTCCACGCAAGACAAGTCTCGAAGCACTCGCGAACCTCAAACCTGTCGCTCGTGAGAATGGCGTCCATACGGCTGGTTCGTCCTCGCAGATTGCCGACGGCGCGGCTGCAGTGTTACTGATGAGCGCAGAGAAAGCGCGTGAGCGTGGCCTCAAGCCGCTGGCACGGATTGTCGAGACGGCCTTGGTCGGCTGCGATCCAGTGCTGATGCTCGAAGGGCCAATCCCCGCCACCCGCAAGATGTTGAAGCATGCTGGGCTCTCGATCAACGACATCGACGTTGTGGAAATCAATGAAGCCTTCGCTTCGGTCGTGCTCGCCTGGGCGAAAGAGATTCAGCCGAATATGGCGCGCGTAAATCCTAACGGCGGCGCTATCGCGTTGGGCCATCCACTCGGTGCCACGGGTTGTTTCCTCGTCACCAAAGCTGCGCATGAACTGCAACGGTCGCAAGGCCGCTACGGGCTCATAACGATGTGCTGTGGTGGAGGCCTGGGGACGGGTACCATTATCGAGCGTGTCTAG
- a CDS encoding LLM class flavin-dependent oxidoreductase produces MRLGALLGFLPPQSPVGDLTEQARRFAGEGFDSLWVPQAIGRGFMIPDPFVALTAIAMVTKEIELGTAVAQISLYQPTDLSHRIFSLMHICGKRLTFGVGAGSTETDFIALERDYGKRFKTFNSTLARVRTLLAEGKDERANLTPWTATAGGPPLVFGSWGAGVERAAKEFDGWIASAHYRTPEQVIASLGRYRAAGGKRAIVSTIQLTPEHDVGRTNELLQRFAEAGFDDAVVLIRPGGPSPADVRALVK; encoded by the coding sequence ATGAGACTCGGAGCTCTTCTTGGCTTTTTACCCCCACAGTCACCGGTTGGAGACCTAACTGAACAAGCCCGGCGCTTTGCTGGCGAAGGCTTTGACAGTCTATGGGTTCCGCAAGCGATTGGTAGAGGCTTCATGATTCCTGACCCGTTTGTCGCGCTGACTGCGATAGCAATGGTAACCAAAGAGATCGAACTCGGAACTGCTGTGGCGCAAATTTCTTTGTACCAACCCACTGACTTATCCCATCGGATCTTCTCGCTCATGCATATCTGTGGCAAGCGTCTCACTTTTGGTGTGGGTGCCGGATCAACGGAGACGGATTTCATTGCTCTTGAGCGTGACTATGGTAAACGCTTCAAGACTTTCAATTCCACACTGGCTCGCGTGCGAACGCTCTTGGCTGAAGGGAAAGATGAGCGGGCAAATTTGACGCCCTGGACAGCAACTGCCGGAGGTCCGCCACTGGTCTTTGGCTCGTGGGGAGCCGGAGTGGAACGAGCAGCTAAAGAGTTTGACGGCTGGATCGCGTCTGCGCACTATCGTACGCCTGAGCAGGTGATCGCGTCGCTTGGGCGCTATCGTGCGGCTGGAGGAAAACGAGCGATTGTTTCGACTATTCAGTTGACTCCGGAACACGACGTGGGACGGACAAACGAGCTGCTGCAACGTTTTGCTGAGGCTGGGTTTGATGATGCAGTAGTACTCATTCGACCTGGGGGGCCGAGCCCAGCGGATGTACGAGCGTTGGTAAAGTAA
- a CDS encoding DUF433 domain-containing protein, with product MKIQEVVVHCDPDILGGTPVFVGTRVPVKALLDYIAGGHTLDGFLDDFPTVTRAQAVAVLEQGMQLLVGTHASAA from the coding sequence ATGAAAATTCAAGAAGTTGTCGTGCACTGCGACCCAGACATCCTAGGTGGGACGCCAGTCTTTGTGGGAACTCGTGTGCCTGTCAAAGCGTTGCTGGATTACATCGCTGGAGGACATACACTAGACGGCTTTCTTGATGATTTTCCAACAGTAACCCGTGCTCAAGCTGTCGCCGTTTTGGAGCAAGGGATGCAGTTATTGGTAGGGACCCATGCGAGTGCTGCTTGA
- a CDS encoding DUF4062 domain-containing protein, producing MAKNRMPRSPRALASLHTNCHVERQGGAVVAKIYISSTYSDLKEYREAVYDILRKMRHDVIAMEDYNSSDERPLEKCLADVDNNCDLYVGIFAWRYGYIPTKDNPLNKSITELEYRQATDSKKQRRIFLLEPRAPWSPLLMDAVTGDSEQGKRIKEFREELGREHIAGFFKAPDELASLVAAAVNEWEKSQPTPTPVKPLVTAKFAPPPLPVNFIARPEELDRLRSAVLSGNGSRQVALTAVVGMGGTGKSVLATALCHDREVHAAFPDGVIWVTIGREPGNLVSQLAAVEVALGDAPEHYTTPEVSRDRFRALVASKTALLVLDDVWHSWCVEAFRAEAPHCRTIFTTRDRNIALSLSAQEIRLGVLTDDQAHALLQEWAGRDDPLHPAIAERLGCLPVALKLAGARLREGMSGQEWLDTFRHVSQMRLSRRATNKDENLQTCFALSLEQLPPGDQQLYHTFGVFPEDLPVPQATVTRLSKQLQPQLSDFDCQELLQEFDRLALLEYNRTTRTLLLHDLLYDYAREQLNDHVATTHTALLTAYNSSGKAWAQIPNDGYLYTHLAYHLHAAQRTDELQPLLFDCDWLHAKLAATDVNAVLSDYDYVANNGDAQLLQDAIRLSAHVVATDHHQLRSQLQGRLRAHPAPALQQLCHRSSTIQQEVTIECLSATLTAPGGPLLRTLSGHSGSVRAVGVLPDGQHLVSASDDGTLKVWDWQRGTAVHTLSGHSGSVRAVGVLPDGQHLVSASNDRTLKVWDWRTGRILATFTADHPLTTCVVTSDGKTVIVGDTGGGCIFYT from the coding sequence ATGGCCAAGAACCGTATGCCTCGTTCTCCCCGCGCTCTTGCCTCTTTGCACACGAATTGTCATGTTGAGAGACAGGGGGGGGCAGTAGTGGCCAAGATTTACATCTCTTCGACCTATAGTGACCTCAAAGAATATCGCGAAGCGGTGTACGATATTCTGCGTAAGATGCGTCATGACGTGATCGCCATGGAGGATTATAACTCCAGCGATGAGCGTCCATTAGAGAAATGCCTTGCCGATGTCGACAACAACTGTGACCTCTATGTTGGCATCTTCGCGTGGCGCTATGGGTATATTCCAACAAAAGATAACCCTCTCAATAAATCCATCACTGAGCTGGAGTATCGTCAGGCGACGGACAGCAAAAAGCAACGCAGAATCTTCCTTCTCGAACCTCGAGCACCGTGGTCACCGCTCCTGATGGATGCTGTGACTGGCGACAGCGAGCAAGGCAAACGCATCAAGGAATTTCGCGAAGAACTCGGTCGTGAACATATTGCCGGGTTCTTCAAGGCTCCCGACGAACTCGCCAGCCTGGTCGCAGCAGCAGTCAACGAATGGGAGAAGTCGCAGCCGACTCCCACGCCAGTAAAACCACTTGTCACCGCAAAATTTGCCCCGCCACCACTGCCAGTGAATTTCATTGCTCGCCCGGAGGAGTTAGATCGCCTACGTAGCGCGGTGCTCAGTGGCAACGGCAGTCGTCAAGTTGCGCTCACTGCCGTCGTGGGTATGGGTGGGACTGGCAAGAGCGTCTTAGCGACCGCGCTGTGCCATGATCGCGAGGTGCACGCGGCCTTTCCTGATGGTGTGATTTGGGTCACCATCGGACGCGAGCCCGGCAATTTAGTCAGCCAACTCGCAGCCGTTGAAGTGGCGCTTGGCGATGCCCCAGAACACTACACCACACCAGAAGTGAGTAGAGATCGCTTTCGCGCACTGGTCGCCAGCAAAACCGCTTTGCTGGTGCTCGATGATGTCTGGCACTCCTGGTGTGTCGAGGCCTTTCGCGCCGAGGCCCCGCACTGTCGCACGATCTTTACCACGCGGGACCGCAACATTGCCCTCTCCTTGAGTGCGCAAGAAATTCGCCTGGGGGTGCTCACTGACGATCAAGCTCACGCCTTACTGCAAGAATGGGCCGGACGTGACGATCCGCTGCACCCTGCCATTGCTGAACGTCTGGGCTGTTTGCCAGTCGCGCTCAAACTGGCGGGCGCGCGCCTGCGTGAAGGGATGAGCGGTCAGGAATGGCTCGATACGTTCCGCCACGTCTCGCAGATGCGCCTGAGCCGTCGCGCCACCAATAAAGACGAAAACCTGCAAACCTGCTTTGCCCTGAGCCTTGAGCAACTGCCGCCTGGCGATCAGCAGCTCTATCACACCTTTGGCGTGTTTCCTGAAGATCTCCCTGTACCGCAGGCGACGGTGACACGCCTGTCGAAACAGTTGCAACCCCAGTTGTCAGACTTCGATTGTCAGGAACTGCTGCAGGAATTCGATCGGCTTGCCTTGCTCGAGTACAACCGTACGACCCGGACCCTGCTCTTGCACGACTTGTTATACGACTACGCCCGTGAGCAGTTGAATGATCACGTGGCAACAACCCATACCGCGCTGCTAACCGCATATAATTCGAGCGGCAAAGCGTGGGCGCAGATCCCCAATGATGGCTATCTCTACACGCACCTCGCGTACCATCTCCACGCCGCCCAACGCACCGACGAACTGCAACCGCTCTTGTTCGACTGCGACTGGCTGCACGCCAAACTGGCGGCGACGGATGTCAATGCCGTGCTCAGCGATTATGACTATGTAGCAAACAATGGCGACGCTCAACTGCTGCAAGATGCAATACGATTGTCAGCGCACGTTGTCGCGACGGATCACCACCAACTGCGCAGCCAACTGCAAGGCCGATTACGCGCGCACCCCGCACCTGCGCTGCAACAACTGTGTCACCGCTCCAGCACAATACAACAAGAAGTGACTATTGAGTGTCTGTCAGCGACGTTGACTGCTCCAGGCGGACCACTCCTGCGTACCCTCAGCGGCCATAGTGGCTCGGTCAGGGCGGTCGGGGTCCTGCCCGATGGCCAGCATCTCGTCTCCGCCTCTGACGATGGTACCCTCAAGGTCTGGGACTGGCAGCGCGGTACCGCCGTGCACACGCTCAGCGGCCATAGTGGCTCGGTCAGGGCGGTCGGGGTCCTGCCCGATGGCCAGCATCTCGTCTCCGCCTCTAACGATCGCACCCTCAAGGTCTGGGACTGGCGGACTGGTCGGATACTGGCGACGTTTACCGCCGATCATCCACTCACTACGTGTGTCGTTACCTCGGACGGGAAGACTGTGATTGTGGGAGATACGGGGGGCGGGTGCATTTTTTACACCTAG
- a CDS encoding amidohydrolase family protein: MHDLIIRGGTVVDGTGKAAFTGDVAIHNGRVAAVGKDLGSAKRTVNADGLLVTPAWVDVHTHYDAQVAWDEQLTPSLWHGVSTVVMGNCGVGFAPAAPDRHDWLIGLMEGVEDIPGPSLAAGLPWGWQTFPEYYDVLDKMPRTLDVAGMITHGAVRAYVMGERGAKNEPANANDIAQMAAIVKEAVLAGALGFSSSRTPVHIAKDGVPVPGTFASEAELLGIVKGMRETGRGIFEVVPAGVVGEAPGALKPEIEMMIRISQASGCPLTFLLGQGNKEPQAWRDVLQMCNSAVNAGVPITPMVFARPVTLLLSWSSENPFKSLPSFKPLRNLPLAEKLAALRNSETRKALLAEREARVTKAALMYNDIFWEKTYRMGSPLNYLPSPEESITAIAQREGRRIYEVVYDEMMKQDGRAFLMNTVAGYAEGNAKALREMITHPITALGGSDAGAHVSQIMDASMPTYMLTHWVRDTPADHPEHLPLEMVVKKLTRDGARLFGMNDRGTLEPGAKADVNLIDYNNLHVNHPEVVHDLPAGMPRLMQTAKGYVATYVSGEVVQENGRDTGARPGKIVRAAWS, translated from the coding sequence ATGCATGATCTGATAATCCGCGGTGGAACGGTCGTAGATGGCACCGGTAAGGCGGCGTTCACAGGGGATGTCGCCATTCACAATGGTCGTGTCGCGGCAGTTGGCAAAGACTTGGGCAGCGCGAAGCGCACGGTCAATGCTGACGGCCTGTTAGTGACACCGGCGTGGGTCGATGTCCATACGCACTACGATGCGCAAGTGGCGTGGGACGAACAGCTCACCCCGTCACTGTGGCACGGCGTCTCTACAGTGGTCATGGGCAACTGTGGCGTGGGCTTTGCGCCTGCAGCTCCTGATCGCCACGACTGGCTCATTGGCCTGATGGAAGGTGTCGAAGATATTCCCGGACCATCACTCGCTGCCGGTCTGCCGTGGGGTTGGCAAACCTTTCCTGAATACTATGACGTTCTCGATAAGATGCCTCGGACACTCGATGTCGCGGGCATGATCACTCATGGTGCAGTTCGTGCATATGTCATGGGTGAACGTGGCGCAAAGAACGAGCCCGCCAACGCCAACGATATTGCCCAGATGGCGGCGATCGTCAAAGAAGCAGTATTGGCCGGAGCGCTGGGGTTTTCCAGTTCGCGGACACCTGTACACATCGCGAAGGACGGCGTACCAGTCCCAGGCACCTTCGCTTCAGAAGCTGAACTGCTCGGTATCGTCAAAGGCATGCGCGAAACCGGACGTGGTATTTTTGAAGTCGTTCCCGCAGGTGTGGTCGGTGAAGCCCCAGGCGCACTCAAGCCAGAGATCGAAATGATGATTCGCATTTCGCAGGCTTCGGGTTGCCCGCTGACGTTCTTGCTGGGCCAAGGCAATAAAGAACCGCAAGCATGGCGAGACGTGCTGCAGATGTGCAATAGCGCAGTCAACGCTGGAGTGCCGATTACGCCAATGGTCTTCGCACGCCCTGTGACATTACTCTTGAGTTGGTCGAGCGAAAACCCCTTCAAGTCACTACCGAGCTTCAAACCGCTACGCAATCTACCACTGGCTGAAAAACTGGCGGCTCTGAGAAATTCAGAAACCCGTAAGGCATTACTGGCCGAACGTGAAGCTAGAGTCACCAAGGCCGCGCTGATGTACAACGACATTTTCTGGGAAAAGACCTATCGCATGGGTTCACCGTTGAACTACCTGCCAAGCCCCGAGGAATCGATTACTGCCATCGCGCAACGAGAAGGGCGCAGAATCTACGAGGTCGTCTATGACGAAATGATGAAGCAAGATGGTCGTGCGTTCTTGATGAACACCGTCGCAGGCTACGCCGAAGGCAACGCCAAAGCGCTGCGTGAGATGATTACCCATCCAATTACTGCGCTGGGTGGCAGCGATGCCGGTGCCCACGTCAGTCAAATCATGGATGCCAGCATGCCAACCTACATGCTCACTCACTGGGTGCGTGACACGCCAGCCGATCATCCAGAGCATCTGCCATTAGAGATGGTCGTCAAGAAACTCACGCGTGATGGCGCACGGCTGTTTGGCATGAATGATCGCGGCACGCTGGAGCCAGGCGCAAAGGCCGATGTCAACTTGATCGATTACAACAACCTGCACGTAAATCATCCCGAAGTGGTTCATGACCTTCCTGCTGGTATGCCACGCTTGATGCAGACGGCAAAGGGTTATGTAGCGACCTACGTCAGCGGCGAAGTCGTGCAAGAGAATGGTCGTGACACTGGCGCACGACCGGGGAAGATTGTGCGGGCAGCGTGGTCGTGA
- a CDS encoding outer membrane lipoprotein-sorting protein, translated as MEIPTMQTFLIILSLVSMTLSLSSTRGHASPTAMEIMTIAQQQLAAPAELARGEMRIYYHDTLARTYDFVLGRLWDGATQTESVRVDFRSPVAIELGDSSRYADNRYLLRRTGQTPPTQWLYLPALRRVRMTPYRPAERVLTSHYFFYDLTWALTLSDFRYKFVDEPSREPNVTIEGEPITPLVPYRRVRVTLERRATTYLITAMSVTSTSGDERILRFSDFREVSPGYYRPQAGVWTSSDGRTELSFPHWVVRAMPSMLFSPAQLETQTLVVPEG; from the coding sequence ATGGAGATCCCAACCATGCAAACTTTTCTTATCATACTTTCTCTTGTGTCCATGACGTTATCTCTCTCTTCAACTCGTGGTCATGCGTCTCCAACCGCGATGGAGATCATGACCATCGCCCAACAGCAACTTGCGGCACCGGCAGAACTTGCTCGCGGCGAGATGCGTATTTATTATCACGACACCTTAGCGCGCACATACGATTTTGTTCTGGGACGACTCTGGGATGGTGCAACACAGACGGAGAGTGTCCGTGTAGACTTCCGCTCGCCAGTGGCGATCGAACTGGGCGATTCCTCGCGTTATGCAGATAATCGCTATTTGTTGCGGCGGACAGGGCAAACACCACCAACGCAATGGCTCTATCTGCCAGCGCTACGACGTGTACGGATGACGCCGTATCGTCCAGCCGAGCGAGTCTTAACCAGTCATTATTTCTTTTACGATCTGACGTGGGCGTTAACGCTCAGCGACTTTCGCTATAAGTTTGTTGACGAACCCTCAAGGGAACCGAATGTGACAATTGAAGGTGAACCGATCACTCCACTAGTGCCGTATCGCCGCGTACGAGTCACGCTTGAGCGACGCGCAACCACATACCTGATTACGGCGATGAGCGTGACCTCGACAAGCGGTGACGAGCGTATCTTACGGTTCAGTGACTTTCGCGAAGTAAGTCCTGGCTACTATCGTCCACAGGCGGGAGTATGGACGAGCTCAGATGGGCGAACCGAATTGTCGTTTCCTCACTGGGTGGTTCGGGCAATGCCTTCGATGTTGTTCTCGCCAGCGCAGTTGGAGACGCAGACGTTGGTTGTACCGGAGGGATAG